The proteins below are encoded in one region of Silene latifolia isolate original U9 population chromosome 2, ASM4854445v1, whole genome shotgun sequence:
- the LOC141641554 gene encoding protein FAR1-RELATED SEQUENCE 6-like, with amino-acid sequence MDGNNELFPIAVGVVESENKNSWSKFFWHLKQCLRESERTNWTIICDRQKGVEPALESVWPEAYRRFCVKHLCKNFKKDYPVIVMHKLFWKVVNATSEFSFKKAMESIVHHGGLGCGRWFLDLGDKEQWEKHKFDPSISSDENTSNFVESFNATLGAQRLLPVLTLLEGVRRVSMVRHVTRQHVADTWPDDGIFPNIRSILRKMKKDSRTCTTFESGRGDFEIRDGRSFLLVSLTKRECACGLWDISGILCKHAMRAIISAKKDPVDYVSEWYSVRVYKEAYGLPINPIPDMEQWHVFDLPTLEPPILRRAIGRPSRNRRRGANEGKENHCNKLEALVLGSQRPETSAAGEARKGKKQKTT; translated from the exons ATGGATGGGAATAATGAGTTGTTTCCTATAGCAGTGGGGGTGGTTGAATCTGAAAATAAGAACAGCTGGTCAAAATTTTTTTGGCATTTGAAACAATGTCTGAGGGAGAGTGAAAGAACCAACTGGACTATTATATGTGACAGACAAAAG GGAGTTGAACCAGCCTTGGAAAGTGTATGGCCTGAAGCATATAGGAGATTTTGTGTCAAGCATCTATGTAAAAATTTCAAGAAAGATTACCCTGTAATAGTCATGCATAAGCTTTTCTGGAAGGTTGTGAATGCCACTTCAGAGTTCAGTTTCAAGAAGGCCATGGAATCAATTGTACATCATGGAGGATTAGGTTGTGGTAGATGGTTTCTTGACCTAGGTGATAAAGAGCAGTGGGAAAAACACAAGTTTGATCCCAGTATCTCAAGTGATGAGAATACTTCAAACTTTGTGGAGAGCTTTAATGCCACACTAGGAGCTCAAAGATTGTTGCCAGTACTTACTCTTCTTGAAGGTGTGAGGAGAGTTTCTATGGTTAGGCATGTGACAAGGCAGCATGTGGCTGATACATGGCCTGATGATGGCATTTTTCCTAACATAAGAAGCATTTTAAGGAAGATGAAGAAGGATTCAAGAACTTGTACGACATTTGAATCAGGGAGAGGTGATTTTGAGATTCGTGATGGCAGAAGTTTCTTACTTGTTTCACTAACCAAAAGAGAGTGTGCTTGTGGACTATGGGATATCAGTGGCATACTCTGTAAGCATGCTATGAGAGCCATAATATCTGCTAAGAAGGACCCTGTGGATTATGTCAGTGAATGGTATTCTGTGAGGGTGTATAAGGAAGCATATGGGCTACCAATCAACCCTATCCCTGACATGGAGCAGTGGCATGTGTTTGACCTCCCAACTTTGGAACCACCCATATTGCGTAGAGCAATTGGAAGACCATCTAGAAACAGAAGAAGGGGAGCAAATGAAGGGAAAGAGAACCATTGCAATAAG TTGGAGGCTTTAGTACTTGGAAGCCAAAGACCAGAAACTTCAGCAGCTGGAGAGGCGAGGAAGGGAAAGAAGCAGAAGACTACTTAG